Proteins from one Candidatus Binatota bacterium genomic window:
- a CDS encoding serine protein kinase yields the protein MSDQEFEQIIKRDRATTTHREWNGSLLDYLEEVRRDPTITKLAHSRVYDALVGAGVSEHEPGENDAPGGRSEKTYAFFSEEFFGIDRVISQIVRYFHSAAHKGEESRQVLYLMGPVGSGKTSLVEKLEATLETGPPIFAIEGCPMHEEPLHLIPKHLRREFEKMLNVSIEGELCPVCSYRLEEEYGGRYEEVPVKTVTFSKRARVGIGVVPPVDPNNQDTSVLIGSEDISKLDLYSEGDPRVLDLNGALNVANRGVCEFIEVFKNDTEYLHAMITATQEKVIPAPGRHGMVYVDTVIAAHSNEAEWQRFRSDHTNEAILDRIVVIKVPYNLQLSQEVKIYQKILQDSDFRAHVAPHTLELVAMFAVLSRLEPTAKCDLLTKLKIYDGDEVVEKGRTKKIDMNELKEDAKREGMDGISTRFSLKALDNALSDHVDARCINPITVREALVNMVREADFPDDIRKQYLELLQNTLHKEYLLLLEKEITKAFVYSYSEQAESLFQNYLDHAEAFVNKAKVRDSNTSEELEPDEGFMKSIEEQIAIIGSAAEGFRQDVISYLWSNSRRGNTINYSSYEPLRQAIEKKLMASVRELSRIVTRATTRDEEQNDKYDAMATNLMENGYCKHCVDTVLKYAANNLWKD from the coding sequence ATGAGCGACCAGGAATTCGAACAAATCATCAAGCGAGACCGGGCGACCACGACCCATCGCGAGTGGAACGGAAGCCTGCTCGACTACCTCGAAGAAGTACGCCGCGATCCGACCATAACCAAGCTCGCCCACTCCCGTGTCTACGATGCCCTTGTGGGAGCCGGGGTCTCGGAGCACGAGCCCGGCGAGAACGACGCGCCCGGTGGCCGATCGGAGAAAACTTATGCATTCTTCTCCGAGGAGTTCTTCGGCATCGACCGCGTTATCAGCCAGATCGTACGCTACTTTCATTCCGCTGCTCACAAGGGAGAAGAGTCACGACAAGTGCTCTACCTCATGGGACCAGTTGGTTCGGGCAAGACCTCGCTGGTCGAAAAACTCGAGGCAACGCTGGAAACCGGGCCGCCAATTTTTGCGATAGAAGGATGCCCCATGCACGAGGAGCCCCTGCACCTCATACCGAAGCATCTCCGGCGGGAATTTGAGAAAATGCTGAACGTGAGCATCGAGGGCGAGCTCTGCCCGGTCTGCAGCTACAGGCTCGAAGAAGAGTACGGCGGCCGTTACGAAGAGGTGCCGGTGAAAACCGTGACTTTCTCCAAGCGCGCCAGGGTCGGCATCGGAGTCGTGCCACCGGTAGACCCGAACAACCAGGACACCTCGGTGCTGATCGGCAGCGAGGACATCTCAAAGCTCGATCTTTACTCGGAAGGAGACCCCCGGGTACTCGACCTCAATGGCGCCCTGAACGTGGCAAACCGTGGAGTCTGTGAATTCATCGAGGTTTTCAAGAACGACACCGAGTACCTCCACGCGATGATCACCGCCACCCAGGAAAAAGTAATTCCGGCTCCCGGTCGTCACGGCATGGTCTACGTAGACACGGTAATAGCGGCCCATTCTAACGAGGCCGAGTGGCAGCGTTTTCGTTCCGATCACACCAACGAGGCCATTCTCGACCGCATCGTGGTGATCAAGGTACCTTACAACCTGCAGCTGTCGCAGGAAGTAAAGATTTACCAGAAGATCCTACAGGACTCGGATTTCAGAGCCCACGTCGCACCGCATACGCTCGAACTGGTGGCCATGTTTGCGGTTTTGTCGCGCCTTGAGCCCACCGCGAAGTGCGACCTTCTTACCAAGCTCAAGATCTACGACGGAGACGAAGTCGTCGAAAAGGGTCGCACCAAGAAGATCGACATGAACGAGCTCAAGGAGGACGCCAAGCGCGAAGGCATGGACGGTATATCTACCCGCTTCAGTCTCAAGGCGCTGGACAACGCCCTATCCGACCACGTGGACGCGCGCTGCATTAACCCGATCACCGTACGCGAAGCGCTCGTGAACATGGTCAGGGAGGCCGACTTCCCGGACGACATTCGCAAGCAATATCTCGAGCTCCTGCAGAACACCCTCCACAAGGAATACCTGCTGCTGCTGGAGAAGGAGATCACCAAGGCCTTCGTCTACTCGTACAGCGAGCAGGCCGAATCGTTGTTCCAGAACTATCTCGACCACGCAGAGGCTTTCGTCAACAAGGCCAAGGTCCGGGACTCGAACACCTCCGAAGAGCTCGAACCCGACGAGGGTTTCATGAAATCCATCGAGGAGCAGATAGCCATCATCGGCTCGGCAGCCGAGGGATTCAGACAAGACGTCATTTCCTACCTCTGGTCCAACAGCCGCCGTGGCAACACGATAAACTATTCGAGCTACGAACCACTGAGGCAAGCGATCGAAAAGAAACTGATGGCGTCGGTTAGGGAACTGAGCCGGATAGTCACGCGAGCCACTACCAGGGACGAAGAACAGAACGACAAATACGACGCCATGGCGACCAACCTGATGGAAAACGGTTACTGCAAGCACTGCGTAGACACCGTCCTCAAGTACGCCGCCAATAACCTCTGGAAAGACTAG